The sequence GCATGTTGTTAAACAGGCGCTCTGCTAATTGGCGACCTGCTTTAATCGCGACGGGGGTTAGCGCTGCGGCGCCAGTATTATCACCGACCGCATAAATGCCTTGCACATTGGTGTTCTGGAATTTGTCGACTTGAATGAAGCCGTCTTTGTCGAGTTCAACACCGGTGCACTCCAGGTTGATGTTGTCAGTAGACGGCACGCGGCCAATGGCCCATACCAGGCAATCAACACCTTCCATTGTTTTGCCGTTTTCAAAATGCAGGGTCAGTGTCCCGTCGTCCTGTTTAACGACTTCACGTACGGTGGTTTCGGTATGCAGCTCAGGGCCGTCTTGTTTCATGCGTTCAAGCAAGCCATCAGTAATGTCTTTGTCGAAGGTGCGCAGCGGGCGATCGCGACGAACCAGCAAGTGCGTGTCCGTGCCTAAGGCATGGAAAACACCGGCAATTTCAACCGCGATATAGCCGGCACCGACAACGGCCGCCTTTTTAGGCTGCTCGGTTAACGCAAAAAAGCCGTCAGAATCGATGCCATGCTCAGCACCTGGAATTTCAGGAATCATCGGGCGGCCGCCGGTCGCAATGGTAATATGGTCGGCAGTAATTTTCTCGCCATTAACTTCAACCGTTTGGTGGTCGACAAACTTGGCAAAGCCTTCTATGAACTCAACGCCATTGCTTTGGAAACCACGATGATAGCCTCCGTGAATACGTTCAATGTACGCTTCCCGGTTTTTCACCATAGTTGCCCAGTCAAAGCCCTTTTGCTCCAGGTTAAAGCCATACGAGGGTGAGTATTTAACGGCTTCGGCAATATGAGCGCCATACCACATGACTTTCTTAGGCACGCATCCCACGTTTACGCAGGTGCCACCAACGAATTTAGCTTCAATAACGGCGGCCTTTGCACCACGAATAGCGGCACGGTTGGCTGAGGCAATACCGCCACTGCCGGCACCTATCGCCAGATAGTCATAATGTCTGCTCATACTGCTTAACTCCTGTGCTTAATTCAAAAACTGCGCATATCTTGAATAAAAACCCCGTATCTTGCAAATAGAGACACGGGGCTGTCACGTTGTTTATACCGATAGAGGTAATCGAAAGATCAGTTTATAAAGCCGCTCTTAGCGACCGCCTGCCGGCAAGTTCTCTTTCACAAACTCGGTCATCATGGTGCGCAGGTGTAAGGTGGTACCTTCACCTTCATAAATACCATGAGAGCGGTTCGGGTAGGCGAAAAACTCGAATTGTTTACCGTGCTTAATCAGCTCGTTAACTAAGCGCTCACTGCCCTGGAAGTGGACGTTGTCGTCACCAGTACCATGCACTAACAATAAGTCACCTTCCAAGTTCTCAGCGTGTGTAATCGCCGATGTTTCTTTGTAACGCTCCGCTGACTCAGGCAATAACCCGGAGTAACGCTCCTGATAAATGGTGTCGTACAAGGTTAAGTCAGGTACTGGTGCCAGCGCCATACCCATGTGGTAGGCGTCCGGGTAACGGAACAGCGCATTCAGGGTTTGTGAACCGCCGCCACTGTGGCCCCAGATACCAACACGACTTTCATCAATAAAGTCCCAGCGCTCCAGCATCTGTTGCAGCGCGTCGTACTGGTCGCGTACGGTGACAACGCCCAGATTTTTATAGATGGAACGGCGCCAGTCAAAGCCGCGTGGTGACTTGGTGCCCCGGTTATCGATAGAGGCAACAATATAACCTTGCTGTGTCAGCATGGTGTGCCACAAATACAACGATCCACCCCATTTATTGGCTACCGTCTGTCCCCAGGGCTCGCCGTAAACGTAGAACAAAATAGGGTACTCTTTGCTCGGGTCAAAGTCGGTTGGCTTCATGATGTAGCCATCCAGCTCAAGGCCATCGCGCGCTTCAACACGGAAAAACTCAACCGGCTGTTTCTCGACGTTTTCGACCGCTTTTTGGACGTCAGTGTTGTCCACTACCGTACGAATAACCTTATGGTCCGGCAGAGAAATCATCTTGGTTACAGGCACCTGATTCACAGAGTGAAAGGTATGCTCTGCGTATTTGGCATCTTGCGAAATACTGTAGCTGTGGGTACCGTCCATGTCCGGCGTCAGACGTTCTAAGCGACCACTGCCGTCTAGGCTGGCGCGGAACAAATAACGCTCTAACGGCGTTTCAGGTGATGCAATAAAGTACACCCAACCGTCTGCTTCGTTGACACGCAGTACATCGACAACGTCCCAGTTGCCGCGGGTAATAGCGCTAATGCGTCCACTGTCACGGTACACGCGATAAATATGACGATAGCCGCTGCGCTCGCTTAGCCAGGTAAATTCTTGCCCGTCATTCAGAAAGTGAATGTCGTCGACGTACTCGGCCCATGAGTCAGTGCTTTCACGCAGTAATTCCTGTGCATCGCCTGACTCTATGTCAGTAAT comes from Idiomarina sp. X4 and encodes:
- the gorA gene encoding glutathione-disulfide reductase, with translation MSRHYDYLAIGAGSGGIASANRAAIRGAKAAVIEAKFVGGTCVNVGCVPKKVMWYGAHIAEAVKYSPSYGFNLEQKGFDWATMVKNREAYIERIHGGYHRGFQSNGVEFIEGFAKFVDHQTVEVNGEKITADHITIATGGRPMIPEIPGAEHGIDSDGFFALTEQPKKAAVVGAGYIAVEIAGVFHALGTDTHLLVRRDRPLRTFDKDITDGLLERMKQDGPELHTETTVREVVKQDDGTLTLHFENGKTMEGVDCLVWAIGRVPSTDNINLECTGVELDKDGFIQVDKFQNTNVQGIYAVGDNTGAAALTPVAIKAGRQLAERLFNNMPNAHMDYENIPTVVFSHPTIGTVGLSEEDAKLKFGEENISVYKSSFAAMYNAVTPHRALSYFKLVCHGKEEKVVGIHGIGEGMDEILQGFATALKMGATKADLDSTVALHPTSAEEFVTMR
- a CDS encoding S9 family peptidase, which codes for MSDTSFRSLRLMAGITAIVTLSACSNLGGTQSSEESKQAEVTGSSQLTPEKIFASDTFNVEHPAPTRWLEDGSGYTTLEESESTNGRDIVRYHPETNERTVLVSAEQLTPKGKDKALHIADYVWSDDGNKVLIFTNTKRSWRTHTLGDYWVLNRSNNELKKLGGNAPESTLQFAKFNPQGTKVAYVMQNNIYVQDLNSFRINKLTKDGNDTIVNGTFDWVNEEEFFLRDGFRWSPDGQHIAYWQLDTEGTPVFTMINNTDELYPTLKKFPYPKVGETNAAMRIGVMPASGGTTQWMDIPGDPRQHYLVRMQWAGNSEQLLIQQLTRKQHINRAFITDIESGDAQELLRESTDSWAEYVDDIHFLNDGQEFTWLSERSGYRHIYRVYRDSGRISAITRGNWDVVDVLRVNEADGWVYFIASPETPLERYLFRASLDGSGRLERLTPDMDGTHSYSISQDAKYAEHTFHSVNQVPVTKMISLPDHKVIRTVVDNTDVQKAVENVEKQPVEFFRVEARDGLELDGYIMKPTDFDPSKEYPILFYVYGEPWGQTVANKWGGSLYLWHTMLTQQGYIVASIDNRGTKSPRGFDWRRSIYKNLGVVTVRDQYDALQQMLERWDFIDESRVGIWGHSGGGSQTLNALFRYPDAYHMGMALAPVPDLTLYDTIYQERYSGLLPESAERYKETSAITHAENLEGDLLLVHGTGDDNVHFQGSERLVNELIKHGKQFEFFAYPNRSHGIYEGEGTTLHLRTMMTEFVKENLPAGGR